The proteins below come from a single uncultured Campylobacter sp. genomic window:
- the tsaE gene encoding tRNA (adenosine(37)-N6)-threonylcarbamoyltransferase complex ATPase subunit type 1 TsaE produces the protein MIELNLGLGELEEVVKILPQSGVVILQGNLASGKTTLVKAIVKARGIDMEVTSPTFSVMQSYGDKIYHYDIYQNGLDAILQNGLFENLLEEGLHLVEWGDERLEKALENLGEKCVKVVISPSQKGRKYEVYGA, from the coding sequence ATGATAGAGCTAAATTTGGGACTTGGCGAGCTTGAGGAGGTAGTAAAAATTTTACCCCAAAGCGGCGTCGTTATCTTGCAGGGAAATTTAGCCAGCGGCAAAACGACGCTTGTTAAAGCCATCGTAAAGGCTCGCGGCATCGATATGGAGGTTACTTCGCCCACATTTTCGGTCATGCAAAGCTACGGGGATAAAATTTATCACTACGATATCTATCAAAACGGACTTGACGCGATACTGCAAAACGGGCTTTTTGAAAATTTGCTAGAAGAGGGGCTTCATCTAGTAGAGTGGGGCGACGAGCGACTGGAAAAGGCGCTAGAAAATTTGGGCGAAAAATGCGTCAAGGTAGTCATCTCGCCTAGCCAAAAAGGGCGAAAATACGAGGTTTACGGTGCATAA
- a CDS encoding RNA polymerase factor sigma-54 translates to MLKQTQAPKNKLSHTLRSWLPILSSSVEELKETLEPFLADNPFASVRQRNLSELPSAAPSKKDKNFFKEISKNSVTDNIESFSVAKTGLYDKLIEQIDKPLFPTEKSQKIAMKIIECINEEGYYEPEAFDEFSEAEIESVRKRFAYLEPAGIGAKDYKECFLFQLEELNLDEKLFESAKKLALNFENLSQMRKIPLYNEALAVIKRLKNPPAIEYMSEAAAIIPDIVIDTSSGGIEVRINDDFYPEIVIDVEGLDEKESFVASRVKEAKDLIDALDMRKATLRKIALMLVEYQYDYFFGGDIKPMRLKDIAEDLGRNPSTISRGISNKYLECSRGLVPIKSFFSAAIDEDVSNKAIKDFVANLVRNENPAKPLSDLKILEFIKKEFNVEVVRRTITKYRLALNIGSSSERKKTYLLQSGK, encoded by the coding sequence ATGCTAAAGCAAACTCAAGCTCCCAAAAATAAGCTCTCGCATACGTTGCGCTCGTGGCTGCCGATACTTAGCAGCAGCGTCGAGGAGCTAAAGGAGACGCTTGAGCCGTTTTTAGCGGATAATCCGTTTGCAAGCGTGCGGCAACGAAATTTAAGCGAGCTACCGAGCGCCGCGCCGTCTAAAAAAGATAAAAATTTCTTCAAAGAAATATCAAAAAACAGCGTAACCGACAATATCGAAAGCTTTAGCGTGGCTAAAACCGGGCTTTACGACAAGCTAATCGAGCAGATAGATAAACCCCTTTTTCCGACTGAAAAATCCCAAAAAATCGCGATGAAAATCATCGAGTGCATAAACGAGGAGGGCTACTACGAGCCTGAAGCCTTTGACGAATTTAGCGAGGCGGAGATCGAGTCGGTGCGAAAGCGCTTTGCCTACCTAGAGCCCGCCGGCATCGGCGCAAAGGACTACAAAGAGTGCTTTTTGTTTCAGCTTGAGGAGCTAAATCTGGACGAAAAGCTCTTTGAAAGCGCTAAAAAGCTTGCGTTAAATTTCGAAAACCTCTCCCAAATGCGCAAAATCCCGCTCTACAATGAAGCTCTCGCCGTCATCAAGAGGCTAAAAAATCCGCCCGCGATCGAGTATATGAGCGAGGCTGCGGCGATCATCCCCGACATCGTCATAGACACGAGCTCGGGCGGTATCGAGGTGCGCATTAACGACGACTTTTACCCCGAGATCGTCATCGACGTCGAAGGGCTGGACGAAAAAGAGAGCTTCGTCGCCTCGCGCGTAAAAGAGGCCAAAGACCTCATAGACGCGCTTGATATGCGAAAAGCCACGCTTAGAAAGATCGCCCTAATGCTAGTGGAGTATCAGTATGATTACTTTTTCGGCGGCGACATCAAGCCTATGCGCCTAAAAGATATCGCCGAGGATCTGGGGCGAAACCCCTCAACCATCTCGCGCGGCATCTCAAACAAATACCTCGAGTGCTCACGCGGGCTCGTGCCTATAAAGAGCTTTTTTTCCGCTGCGATCGATGAGGACGTCTCAAACAAGGCTATCAAGGACTTCGTGGCAAATCTCGTCCGAAACGAAAATCCCGCCAAGCCGCTTAGCGATCTGAAAATTTTGGAGTTTATAAAGAAGGAATTTAACGTCGAGGTCGTTCGCCGCACGATAACCAAATACCGCCTCGCGCTAAATATCGGTAGCTCCAGCGAGCGTAAAAAGACCTATCTGCTACAATCCGGTAAGTAA
- the lptB gene encoding LPS export ABC transporter ATP-binding protein, whose product MHKLEVKDLQKTIKKTNIIKGISLEVKSGEVVGLLGPNGAGKTTTFYMICGLISPSSGSVFLDGADVTKVPLHKRAHMGIGYLPQESSIFKDLSVEENLLLGAEILYKDEAVREKKVNEMLNLLNIEPIRLRKGVSLSGGERRRCEIARSLIITPKFLLLDEPFAGVDPIAVSDIQSIVRDLKKLGIGVLITDHNVRETLAICDRAYVIKDGSLLASGSANEVANNKLVRTHYLGEEFKFVE is encoded by the coding sequence GTGCATAAATTAGAAGTTAAAGATTTACAAAAAACGATCAAAAAAACAAACATCATAAAAGGCATCTCGCTAGAGGTCAAAAGCGGCGAGGTAGTAGGGCTGCTAGGTCCAAACGGCGCGGGTAAAACGACGACGTTTTATATGATATGCGGGCTTATCTCGCCCTCTAGCGGCAGCGTGTTTTTAGACGGCGCGGACGTGACGAAGGTGCCGCTACACAAGCGCGCACACATGGGGATTGGCTATCTGCCGCAAGAATCAAGTATATTTAAAGACCTCTCCGTCGAGGAAAATTTACTGCTCGGCGCTGAGATATTATATAAAGACGAAGCCGTCCGCGAGAAAAAAGTAAACGAGATGCTAAATTTGCTAAATATCGAGCCCATACGCCTGCGAAAGGGCGTGAGCCTAAGCGGCGGCGAGCGCAGACGTTGCGAGATCGCTAGAAGCCTAATCATTACGCCTAAATTTTTGCTACTGGATGAGCCCTTTGCCGGCGTCGATCCGATCGCCGTTAGCGATATACAAAGTATCGTTCGCGATCTAAAAAAGCTTGGTATAGGCGTGCTCATCACCGACCACAACGTCCGCGAGACGCTAGCCATCTGCGACCGAGCCTACGTGATCAAGGACGGTAGCCTGCTAGCTAGCGGTAGCGCGAACGAAGTCGCGAACAACAAACTCGTGCGCACCCACTATCTGGGCGAAGAGTTTAAATTTGTAGAATAA
- a CDS encoding S4 domain-containing protein, whose amino-acid sequence MRVDKFLNTVNITKRRAVSEDMCKSGVVSVNGVVAKPAKEVKIGDVITIKFLTKEARYEVLAIPETKSIPKSAQALYVQEL is encoded by the coding sequence ATGAGAGTAGATAAGTTTTTAAATACCGTAAATATAACAAAAAGGCGCGCGGTCAGCGAAGACATGTGTAAAAGCGGCGTCGTGAGCGTAAACGGCGTCGTCGCCAAACCTGCCAAAGAGGTCAAAATAGGCGACGTGATAACGATCAAATTTTTAACGAAAGAAGCGCGCTACGAGGTGCTGGCGATCCCGGAGACCAAAAGCATCCCAAAATCAGCCCAAGCGCTATACGTACAAGAGCTATGA
- a CDS encoding adenylosuccinate lyase, with protein MIKVSQNLESLSIETSDADLFFELQALIKRNFAKTLGQKGKVMSFYDENEKVQRKYFVKFLKKLCQRYELKNVNLNFAEYKTIKLHYIQPNSLKAMVFVDVAFVRGGAIFSFDRSNESFLSHIIRGFESKQILSAEGQIALNIANLGECARLEELFNKSEYMKFSIIFNYSEEEFEKFKKQIKICAKKNEAKFAALASLFEDHFTVLGCDKNDSFEEVRNRYLKLVKAYHPDFHAALSPELLDECKTQFQRIQNAYESLKPYFKELEAGAE; from the coding sequence TTGATAAAAGTAAGTCAAAATCTAGAATCTCTAAGCATAGAAACATCAGACGCCGATCTGTTTTTCGAGCTGCAAGCACTCATAAAGCGAAACTTCGCCAAGACGCTGGGGCAAAAAGGCAAAGTGATGTCGTTTTACGACGAAAATGAGAAGGTTCAGCGCAAATATTTCGTCAAATTTTTAAAAAAACTCTGCCAAAGATACGAGTTAAAAAACGTAAATTTAAACTTCGCCGAGTATAAAACCATCAAACTCCACTACATCCAACCAAACTCGCTCAAAGCCATGGTTTTCGTCGACGTCGCCTTCGTGCGGGGCGGCGCGATATTTAGCTTCGATCGCTCAAACGAGTCTTTCCTCTCGCACATCATCAGAGGCTTTGAGTCAAAGCAAATTTTATCCGCCGAGGGTCAAATCGCTCTAAATATAGCAAATTTGGGCGAGTGCGCGCGCCTAGAGGAGCTGTTTAACAAAAGCGAATACATGAAATTTTCGATCATCTTTAACTATAGCGAAGAGGAATTTGAAAAATTTAAAAAACAGATCAAAATCTGCGCTAAGAAAAACGAGGCCAAATTTGCCGCGCTGGCTAGCCTTTTCGAGGATCATTTTACGGTGCTTGGGTGTGATAAAAACGATAGCTTCGAGGAGGTACGAAACCGCTACCTGAAGCTAGTTAAAGCCTACCACCCCGACTTTCACGCCGCGCTTAGCCCCGAGCTTTTGGACGAGTGCAAAACGCAGTTTCAGCGTATCCAAAACGCTTACGAGAGCTTGAAGCCGTATTTTAAAGAGCTTGAAGCGGGAGCGGAGTAA